Proteins encoded in a region of the Anopheles aquasalis chromosome 2, idAnoAquaMG_Q_19, whole genome shotgun sequence genome:
- the LOC126570501 gene encoding uncharacterized protein LOC126570501, whose translation MMKMASANSLSLCSKRAICSRFCLPLLLLLLLLSTHCIVAAKSDDRKAEESLFEQDLGDQFKIDASTQGVQKVNLRCGADSMRIELKTEEDFQGVMYTRGSYYKQTKPCFIRPERAARTLEMKFNLDQCQTVNNGEVYSNIVVVQHDPDIVTPGDAAFAVECDFRKPRGVTVSSEIQARDSPAASRITLTSPDPSVNSQAPNEHNSVHSESGTVTFVPSRFRNGTMPEQRVRGTVETVEIPISVPVEQPHEELIDSAKANATASYPPSSR comes from the exons aTGATGAAGATGGCCTCCGCGAATAGTTTATCCCTGTGTAGTAAGCGTGCGATCTGTTCAAGGTTTtgtctgccgctgctgctgttgctgcttctactcTCGACACACTGCATTGTGGCGGCCAAATCTGACGACCGCAAGGCAGAAG AAAGCCTCTTTGAGCAGGATCTGGGCGATCAGTTTAAGATCGATGCATCGACGCAAGGCGTACAGAAGGTGAACCTACGATGCGGTGCCGATTCGATGCGCATCGAGCTGAAGACGGAGGAAGACTTCCAGGGCGTGATGTACACGCGCGGTAGCTACTACAAGCAGACGAAACCGTGCTTTATCCGGCCGGAGCGGGCCGCCCGTACGCTCGAGATGAAATTCAACCTTGACCAGTGCCAGACGGTCAACAATGGGGAGGTGTACTCGAACATTGTCGTCGTCCAGCACGATCCCGACATTGTGACGCCCGGTGACGCAGCGTTCGCCGTTGAGTGTGACTTCCGGAAGCCACGTGGTGTTACCGTGAGCTCGGAAATTCAGGCTCGCGATAG TCCGGCTGCGTCACGCATTACACTCACGAGCCCGGATCCGTCGGTCAACAGTCAGGCACCGAATGAACACAACTCGGTTCACAGTGAGTCCGGGACGGTCACGTTTGTGCCGAGTCGCTTCCGAAATGGCACGATGCCGGAGCAGCGAGTCCGCGGCACGGTTGAAACGGTCGAAATTCCCATCTCCGTCCCGGTGGAGCAACCTCACGAAGAGCT CATCGATTCAGCGAAAGCTAATGCGACCGCTTCCtatccaccatcatcccgcTAA
- the LOC126570500 gene encoding uncharacterized protein LOC126570500 has protein sequence MHPLPATFVEGFHDESEVRRMEYRPFGNTGLAVSKVSLGCGTLSQLYGDLDEAEAIQAVQLAVRRGINYIDTAPFYGQRRSEEVLGRALKGIPRQAYFVATKVTRYEREFERMFDYSARKTRESVERSLQLLGVDCIDVVQIHDIEFAPNLDVVLQETLPTLEALRQEGKLRFIGVSAYPMEILREAITRAPGRFDTVLCYSRNTLFDQSLARDYLAFFMEQKLAVICASGHGMGLLTNAGPQPWHPAHEHTKAICREAAEYCSKCGIELGKLAMYQFLQLPGPATFLSGMQTQRLVAINLQAHCEGLSAEETDVLAYLKESVFPKIVHPNWEGIEVEQYRAAMKAAKV, from the exons ATGCATCCTTTGCCGGCAACGTTCGTAGAAGGGTTCCACGATGAGTCAGAAGTCCGGCGGATGGAATATCGCCCCTTCGGCAATACGGGACTAGCGGTTTCCAAGGTGTCGCTCGGGTGTGGCACTCTCAGTCAACTGTACGG CGATTTGGATGAAGCCGAAGCAATCCAAGCAGTCCAGCTGGCCGTTCGCCGCGGTATTAACTACATCGATACGGCCCCGTTTTATGGCCAAAGACGCTCGGAGGAAGTACTAGGCCGCGCACTAAAAGGCATTCCACGGCAGGCGTACTTTGTGGCCACAAAGGTGACCCGCTACGAGCGAGAATTTGAACGCATGTTCGATTACAGTGCCCGCAAGACACGCGAAAGCGTAGAACGTAGTCTTCAGCTGCTCGGAGTGGATTGTATCGATGTGGTGCAGATACACGACATCGAGTTTGCGCCCAATCTGGACGTGGTGCTACAGGAAACGTTACCCACTCTCGAGGCCCTGCGCCAGGAGGGAAAGCTACGGTTCATCGGTGTATCCGCCTACCCGATGGAGATCCTTCGGGAAGCGATAACCCGTGCCCCGGGGCGCTTCGATACCGTCCTCTGCTACAGCCGAAACACCCTGTTCGATCAGTCGCTAGCTCGTGATTATTTGGCATTCTTTATGGAACAAAAACTCGCCGTTATCTGTGCGTCTGGTCACGGGATGGGTCTGCTGACGAATGCTGGACCGCAGCCGTGGCACCCGGCTCACGAACACACGAAAGCCATCTGCCGGGAGGCGGCGGAATACTGCAGCAAGTGTGGCATCGAACTGGGCAAACTGGCCATGTACCAGTTTCTGCAGTTGCCCGGGCCGGCCACTTTTCTCAGTGGAATGCAAACGCAACGTTTGGTTGCCATCAATCTGCAGGCTCACTGCGAAGGACTTTCGGCTGAGGAAACCGATGTGTTGGCTTATCTGAAAGAAAG tgttttcccaaaaattgtgCACCCGAACTGGGAGGGCATCGAGGTGGAACAGTACAGGGCGGCCATGAAGGCAGCGAAAGTATGA